From the Chryseobacterium fluminis genome, the window AAGAATCCTGTCCGGGAATTTTATTATAGTCACCTGAATTTTTATCTACATAGATGCTTTGTCCTTCGTCATTAACCTTATAGAAGGTCTCCACATTTTTAACCCAGTCTGAAACTTCATATCCTGCATCTGTGGCTAATTCAATACCTTTCTGAATACCGACGGCATCCCAGATTTCAAACGGGCCGTTTTCCCAGCCGAAACCTGCTCTCATCGCATCATCAATTTTGTAAACTTCATCGGAAATTTCCGGTACTTTATGCGAAACATATGCGAACAGTGCGCCGAACGATTTTCTGTACAGTTCTCCTGCTTTATCTTTTCCGCCGATCAGTACTTTAAACCGGTCAATCGGCTTATCAATACTCTTTGTTAATTCTAAAGTGGGGAAAGAAGATTTTCCCTGAAGCTCATATTCAAGGGTATCAAGATTAAGTCCGTGAATTTCTGATTTTCCTTCCGAATTTTTTATTTTTTTATAGAAACCCTGTTCCGTTTTTGAACCTAACCATTTATTATCAACCATTTTCTGGATGTAGTCGGGAAGGGCAAAAACATTATTGAAATCGTTAGCTTCAAAACCGCTCTGGTGAACCCCATTGGCTACCATTACCAGAGTATCAAGACCTACAACATCCGCTGTTCTGAATGTTGCTGATTTCGGGCGGCCGATCACCGGGCCCGTTAATTTATCCACTTCAGAAACGGTAAGCCCTAATTTCTGAACGTTGTGAAGTAAGTCCATCATAGAGAAAACTCCTATTCTGTTAGCGATAAATGCAGGGGTGTCCTTTGCTAAAACAGTGGTTTTACCTAAGAATTTGGCTCCGTAATTCATGTAAAAATCAATTACTTCGGGAGCAGTATCATTGGTTGGTATAATCTCTAAGAGAGGAAGATATCTTACAGGATTAAAGAAATGGGTTCCTGCAAAATAATGCCTGAAATCATCGCTTCTTCCTTCTACCAGCATATTGATCGGGATTCCTGAAGTGTTGGAAGACACTAAAGTTCCCGGCTTCCTGAACTGTTCGATTTTTTCGTAAACCGATTTTTTGATGTCCAGTCTTTCAACCACCACCTCAATAATCCAGTCTGTATTTTTTATTTTTGGTAAATCATCATCAAAATTTCCAACTTTGATTCTATCTGCGAATTTCGGAGAGTAGAGTAGCGCAGGACTTGCTTTTTTGAGTTTTTCAAAGTTTTCAGAAGCAATTCTGTTTCTTACCGCTTTATCATCCCTGGTCAGACCATTTTTCTGCTCTCCTTCCGTCAGTTCAAAGGGTACGATGTCCAAAAGCAACACTTCGACGCCGATATTGGCAAAATGCGCTGCGATACCGCTTCCCATAATTCCTGAACCAAGAACCGTTACGTGTTTGATTCTTCTTTTCATTTGATTTATTGATTTTTTATATTATTTTTTGTTGTTCAAATCAGTGGCGATCTTCATAATTTCGCACATGACCTCCTTGAATGTTTCAAGCTTTTCAGGAGCAATTTTATCCATAACCCTTTTGTTGAAATTAACGACCACTTCTTTAGACATATTCCTGGAATTCAGTCCTTTGTCGGTAAGCTTGATGATCACCTCCCGTTTGTCCGTGGTTGTTTTTTCTTTATAAATGTATCCGTTATCCTCTAAAAGCTTAATAATTCTTGTAAGAGAAGTCGGTTCAATAGCCATTTTAGGGCCTAAATTAGTGCTGCGTGTTCCTTCTTTAGGATCAATTTTAAGGAGGGTAAGCGCCTGAACGGCTGTAGAATCATGCTCCTGGGCAAGATCAGTGTACATTTTAGAAACAGCCAGCCACGTCTGTTTTAAAATCAGATC encodes:
- a CDS encoding MarR family winged helix-turn-helix transcriptional regulator, translating into MDNNKDKIENVDLILKQTWLAVSKMYTDLAQEHDSTAVQALTLLKIDPKEGTRSTNLGPKMAIEPTSLTRIIKLLEDNGYIYKEKTTTDKREVIIKLTDKGLNSRNMSKEVVVNFNKRVMDKIAPEKLETFKEVMCEIMKIATDLNNKK
- a CDS encoding 3-hydroxyacyl-CoA dehydrogenase/enoyl-CoA hydratase family protein; the protein is MKRRIKHVTVLGSGIMGSGIAAHFANIGVEVLLLDIVPFELTEGEQKNGLTRDDKAVRNRIASENFEKLKKASPALLYSPKFADRIKVGNFDDDLPKIKNTDWIIEVVVERLDIKKSVYEKIEQFRKPGTLVSSNTSGIPINMLVEGRSDDFRHYFAGTHFFNPVRYLPLLEIIPTNDTAPEVIDFYMNYGAKFLGKTTVLAKDTPAFIANRIGVFSMMDLLHNVQKLGLTVSEVDKLTGPVIGRPKSATFRTADVVGLDTLVMVANGVHQSGFEANDFNNVFALPDYIQKMVDNKWLGSKTEQGFYKKIKNSEGKSEIHGLNLDTLEYELQGKSSFPTLELTKSIDKPIDRFKVLIGGKDKAGELYRKSFGALFAYVSHKVPEISDEVYKIDDAMRAGFGWENGPFEIWDAVGIQKGIELATDAGYEVSDWVKNVETFYKVNDEGQSIYVDKNSGDYNKIPGQDSFIILDNIRKNKTLWSNSGAAIEDLGDGIINFEIRSKMNSLGGEVLDGLNRAIDLAEKEYDGLVIGNQGTNFSVGANLAMILMMAIEQDWDDLNMAIAYFQKSMMRVRYSSIPVVVAPHGMTLGGGCEMTMHADRVVAAAETYIGLVETGVGVIPGGGGTKELTLRTSREFHSDDVKNNRLREAFMNIAMGKVATSAYEAYDMGILEKGKDIVAVDKRTQIKTAKMLAISLAEHGYTQPIEQKVKVLGKDALGMFYVGTDQMLTGKYISEHDKKIADKLANVMVGGNLSEPTVVTEQYLLNLERETFLQLCGERKTLERIQYMLQNGKPLRN